One Capricornis sumatraensis isolate serow.1 chromosome 8, serow.2, whole genome shotgun sequence genomic region harbors:
- the KRT20 gene encoding keratin, type I cytoskeletal 20, which produces MDFNQRRFHRSLSSSSQGPALSMSRSIYRRGVTPSVYGGAGGHGTRISTSRHMLNYGSDPAGGNLFAGNEKMTMQNLNDRLASYLERVRSLEQSNSHLEQQIKHWYETNTPSTSRDHSAYLEQIKQLRDQIKDAQLQNARCVLQIDNAKLAIEDFRLKYEAEQGICQTVVADIHDLKMVFDDLTLKKADLEIQIEELTKDLHLLQKEHEEEVRSLRAHLGNNVNVEVDAAPSRNLGAIMDEMRQKYDAMAQENLQKAKEQFEIQINDLQKQVTVSTEELKGNKDQIKEQRHTHQVLEIELQSLLSMKEALEHTLQEANARYSSHLATIQAQLNSLEGQLVQVRMDTERQIHEYNILLDIKIRLEQEIATYRRLLEGENVKEYQLSTLDERDIKKTRKIKTVVQEVVDGKVVSSEVKEVEENI; this is translated from the exons ATGGATTTCAATCAGAGAAGATTCCATCGAAGCCTGAGTTCCTCTTCCCAGGGCCCTGCGCTCAGCATGAGCAGGTCCATATATAGGAGGGGGGTTACACCCAGCGTGTATGGAGGGGCTGGAGGCCACGGCACCCGCATCTCGACGTCTAGACACATGCTAAACTATGGGAGCGACCCTGCTGGAGGAAACCTGTTTGCTGGCAATGAAAAGATGACCATGCAGAACCTAAATGACCGCCTAGCAAGCTACCTAGAAAGAGTGCGGTCACTGGAGCAGTCCAACTCCCACCTTGAACAGCAGATCAAGCATTGGTATGAAACCAACACACCTAGCACCAGCCGGGACCACAGTGCATATTTGGAACAAATCAAACAGCTGCGAGATCAG ATTAAAGATGCTCAACTGCAGAATGCTCGATGTGTCCTGCAAATCGATAATGCTAAACTGGCTATCGAGGACTTCAGGCTGAA ATATGAAGCTGAGCAGGGGATTTGCCAAACAGTGGTGGCTGATATTCATGACCTGAAAATGGTCTTTGATGACTTAACTCTAAAGAAGGCAGACTTGGAGATTCAAATTGAAGAGCTGACTAAagacctgcatctcctccaaAAAGAACATGAGGAG GAAGTGAGGAGCCTACGTGCTCATCTGGGCAATAATGTAAATGTAGAGGTGGATGCCGCTCCGAGCCGGAACCTCGGTGCCATCATGGATGAAATGAGGCAGAAATATGATGCCATGGCCCAAGAGAACCTTCAGAAAGCCAAAGAACAGTTTGAGATACAG ATTAATGATCTGCAAAAGCAAGTCAcagtgagcactgaagagttaaaAGGAAACAAGGATCAAATAAAAGAGCAGAGACACACCCACCAGGTCCTGGAAATAGAGCTCCAGTCTCTTCTCAGTATG AAAGAAGCTTTGGAGCATACACTACAGGAGGCCAATGCTCGCTATAGCAGCCACCTGGCCACAATCCAGGCACAGCTAAACTCCCTCGAGGGCCAACTGGTGCAGGTTCGGATGGACACAGAACGCCAGATCCATGAATATAATATCCTCCTTGACATAAAGATCCGGCTTGAGCAGGAAATTGCTACCTACCGCCGTCTTCTGGAAGGAGAAAATGTCAA AGAATATCAGTTAAGCACTCTGGATGAGAGAG ATATAAAGAAGACCAGGAAGATTAAGACAGTCGTACAAGAAGTAGTGGATGGCAAGGTTGTGTCATCTGAAGTCAAAGaagtggaagaaaatatatga